The Culex quinquefasciatus strain JHB chromosome 2, VPISU_Cqui_1.0_pri_paternal, whole genome shotgun sequence genome contains the following window.
TAACGGAGCTTCAACCAAtcaccttgacgaaactgaaagAAACAGTCTACTCGTTAAAAGACTGCGCTGGTGTTGATTGCGTGACAAAACGGGTCATGACGGATTCATTTGACGCTGTTGGAGAGCAGCTGTTGGCGATTGTCAACAGATCCCTAGAAAGCGGAGAATTCACACAACCTTGGAAGCGGACTTTGGTGATACCGATACCTAAGGTACCGAAATCGACGCGCCCGGAAGATCACAGACCAATCAACATTTTGCCACTCTATGAGAAGGTTTTGGAAACTATAGTAAAGGAGCAGCTCCTGGCGTTTGTGGATCGGACGAAAGTTTTACTCGAAGAGCAGTCTGGTTTCCGAAAGCATCACTCCTGTGAGTCAGCGCTCAACCTGTTACTGCTGAAATGGAAACAAGCAATTGAAGAAGGGAAATTTGTCCTATCGGTGTTCGTAGACCTGAAGCGAGCTTTCGAGACCATTGACCGAACCAAATTGAAAGCAGTTCTGCGTCGCTACGGTGTTCGAAGTTCAGTGCTCAAATGGTTTAGCAGCTACTTGGACAGCAGAACGCAGGTGACTCGTTACAACGGCTCCACGTCAGCAGCCACGGCAGTAGATCTTGGAGTTTCTCAAGGCAGTGTCTTGGACCGCTTCTCTTTATTTTATATATCAACGACCTGAAGCAAGCACTGAGACGAGTTCAAGTAAACCTTTTCGCTAATGATACTAGCTTTAAAGAGTGCTTTAACGTGATGAATACTGAGCTTGCCAGTTTTACCGAATGGCTGAGACACTACAGCTGAATGTCAGCAAAACAAAATGCATTATAGTGACCACACGACCAAGCGACGGCGTAAGCAGAGCGGTTCGGATAGATGGCGAGGAAATCGAGAGGGTCGAGATGATCAAATTGAACTTTAATGACCACATTGACTGCACAATACGGAAAGCAGCCCGAAAATTTGGAGTACTCTGCAGAATTAACCGTTACCTGACGACTGAAGCCAAAATAGACGTATACAAATCCCTGATTGCTCCTCACTTCGACTACTGTGCCtctatcctttttttttttttttttttttaagtttatatttattcaaatttcttttccatgtacattcattcagttaaaatattattgagtgtccaatcacaaacgatgacttttcacctcaattttaaatactagcaacattcatttattcatgaaatattgtagctttcgctaatcagtgatttcaaatgtaggaggtcctacatgtacaaaagggaaaagggataccttaaaactaaattataaactatataaagagcggatcaatgcagctgaagactgcaatgatttttgtcgaaatgcatcaattatcttattggacataacatccaatgtgtcaacttcggctaattgatgaagttcactggtgctgaaccagggaggaagtttcagaatcattttcagaattttgttctgaatcctctgaagttttttcttcctggttaagcaacagcttgtccagatcggcacagcataaagcatggcaggtctgaaaatttgtttataaattaacagtttattcttgagacaaagtctagaattcctgtttataagtggatacaaacatttaatatatttgttacatttaacctggatactttcaatgtgatccttgtaagtaaggtttttgtcaaaagcaagtccaagatatttcacttgatcctcccactttaaatttacctcattcatctttataatgtgatgacttttggtttaagaaaatcagcccttggtttgtgaggaaaacaataagttgagttttgcagcatttggagtaattttccattctttcaaataagaattgaaaatatccaagcttttgtaatcttcttgtgatgacacgaaggcttctacctttggcggagatgcttgtgtcatcagcaaaagatTTCTGACATCccggggcaaatcaggcaagtcagaagtaaaaatattgtataaaattggacccaaaatgcttccttgagggacgccagcacgtacaggtagttgatcagatttgctattctgataacatacctgcagagtacgatccgtcaaataattttgaataattttcacgatataaatcggaaaattaaaccttttcaatttcgcaatcaaacctttatgccaaacactgtcaaatgcttttctatgtctagaagagcagcgccagtagaatagccctcagatttgttgcttcgaatcaaatttgaaactctcaacaactgatgagtagttgaatgcccaaggcgaaatccaaactgctcatcagcgaaaattgaattttcattaatgtgcgtcatcattctattaagaattattctttcgaataatttactaatagatgaaagcaaactaatgggccgatagcttgaggcttcagcaggatttttatccggtttcaaaatcggaattactttggcatttttccaactactgggaaaatatgccaaatcaaaacatttgttgaaaattttgaccaagcaacttaaagttgcttctggtaatttttaattaaaatgtaaaaatgccatcctcaccaggggctttcatatttttaaattttttgataatagattttatttcagtcagatccgtattaaaaacttcatctgatgaaaattcttgttcaacaatattctgaaattctattgaaatttgattttcaataggactcaaaacattcaagttgaaattatgagcactctcaaactgctgagcaagtttttgagcttttccccattagttaatagaatattatcaccatcttttaaagaagggatgggttttgaggtttcttaagaacctttgaaagtttccaaaaggtttggaataaggtttaatttgttcgacatctcttgcgaacttttcatttcgcaggagagtgaatctgtggtcaataaccttttgcaagtcttttgaattcgcttcagtgcaggatcacgagaacgttgatactgtcttcggcgaacattttcagacgaatcagaagctgaagatcgtcatcaataatgggagaatcaaatttgacttggactttaggaatagcaatattcctagcatccaaaattgcattagttaaagattccaaggctgaatcaatatcagctttggtttctaaaacaaaattatgatttaaattattctcaatatgatgctgatacctgtcccaattagctttgtggtaattaaacacagaactattgggtctggtaactgcttcatgagaaagtgaaaaagttactggaagatgatcagaatcaaaatcagcatgagtcactaaaggaccacaatactgactttgatttgtcaacaccaaatcaattgttgatggatttctaacagaagaaaagcaagttggcccattcgggtataaaaccgaataaagaccagaagtgcaatctctgaatagaattttaccattggaatttacttttgaattattccaagattggtgtttgcacggagaaaaaagagttcccaaaatcgtgaacacccgttcatgaaattggaaaccacgaacaaagtgttcaaatgccatggtacgattttcaaaaacgtaccatggaatttgaacactttgttcttcATGAACGTGTTcatgattttgggaactcttttttctcagtgtggcattaaaatcaccgatgatcaaaaatcgagatctatgccgagtaagtttattcaaatcccctttgaaataatttttattttccccagtgcattggaatggcaaatatgcagctgcaatcataattttcccaaaagaagtttcaagttcaatgcccaaactttcaatcacttttaacttaaagtcacgtaacgtgctataagtcatactacggtggataactattgcaactccaccgccatttcgattcattcggttattagttataactttataatctggatcacttttcaaataagtgccagttttaaaaatgtttcggttataacagcaacatgcacgttatgaactcgtaaaagttgaaaaattcattttctttcgcttttaaagagcgagcattaaaattcataatattgatggaattacttagatccatgattaaacttcagggtaagaacaacatcattcgcaaattttaatccaatctggattgcttccatcatggatgtagcattactcattgtttgaatcaaaccaaacagtgagttttgcaaaaagtcatttttcaaacgtaacatcgccgagatcagaagatcccaaagcgttgccagcagaaaaattttcaaatgagatttgaggtacctgcccaatttcagaaagattggtagaggatttaaaattcgtggatgaacccgaaacgacgttagcataagaaatgccattgttgttacctaacttttccacggtaggggtatttctagaattgttcgagtgagacagcacgaacgtttgatttaaagatgcaggtacaacctgactttgagaaaatttcggtttggatttcggctgatgcttagcacgagaatccaaaacctttttctgatggggcaatcccaaaatttgatttgtgatttccaccacaatttgcacatttaaattgggtgacttctttcacgggacaattgtccttgtcgtgagaagaatccccgcaaaccatgcattttggaaccatggcgcaatgatcagtaccgtgaccgaatgcctggcaacgccggcactgggtcagattctggccattaccgccatgtttcttaaaatgctcccactttacccgtacatggaacaaaaactgaactttgtccaaaagtttcaaattgttgatttcatttctgttgaaatgaatcagataaaattgtgaagtcaaaccaaagcgagaaatattcccgtttgattttttcttcattggtattacttgggatggggcaaagccaagcaacaccttaagttcgtttttgatctcatccaccgacaagtcgttggagagacctttcaagaccgccttgaatggacgagcattcttggtctcatacgtgtagaaattgtgtttgtggttttcaaataaccaacaaaagtttggtgatcttgtaaagattccgtcaacaagcgacattctcctcttcgaccaagctggaacgaaactttcaaattgcaagtttccttgcaattcttcagttgcgttcgaaagctggccaaatcggagacggaagtcactacaattggcggagcctttactcgtttctcgacggcagaaggctcagtacgaggagaaggttccttgtcatcagtttcggataaaacaccgaaactgtttgtcaatggaattggaggattgacctcacattcagaatcagaatcagacctcagaagaggctgtttccttttctgtttccgttagccggtttagcgttcaaacgcttcaccgacgtaacgaccaaatcttcagaagatttgcgtttacctttgttttgacgcattttgcaagcaaagttctcttaaaaagatggcttcgtttgtaaaatacaacaaaatttcaggtggtgttagtcttgaaaagactgtttagaattttggaaaataactcaggtagtctttaaaaagactgtgaattttgttttgaaataactctgagcttaggtagtaaaaaataccgcagctctagtgtccgttcaccacgaaggttcgcaagacactgagtgTGTGCCTCTATCCTGTTTTTAGCAACTCGTCAATAACTAAAAAGAATGCAGGTCCTGCAGAGCAAAGTGATGCGactaattttgaaatgtgaTCGTTTTACGCCAAGGCAAAACATGCTGGATTGTTTACAATGGATGTCTGTTCGTCAAAGGATCAAGTACAATacgttaatttttgtgtttcgtgTAACTAAAGGGATGGCGCCGAAATACTTGACAGGTACGGTGGTATACGGGAGGGAtatccagggttgttacggacggcgcggaaaGCGCgaatctggcgcggatttgctggctaattttgctcaggcgcggatttcgcgcggatggcaattttgataaataaattaattgagagagatagaattactttcaagttatcaagaaaaatattatcaggaattacgataatttgttttttcctttgagtgcaagaatttcatatgttttattaataaaattttcttctgaaaatgtttgtttgtattttcttagtacgaaacgtcgaaaaaagaagattatgtagaaattattttttatatgtttcttgtcatttcttaacatctcTGGCTccgaatatttaatttcttttgagttttgagtaatgattctaaccttatttatttttaatttcatactggatttattaaatttttaatgtcgtaaatcaaatattacaaactttttcCGAAGATatagaatgtgtaacaaaaactattatttgggcttgttctggtgggcgccaaatatgagcttgattgaacgtaacagaagctggcctccactttcgaattttagatggaatttaatcggtagaaatatttttggtctaaatttaaacattgttggcgaaaataaaaagatcagaacattccataatcaaagcttcagaaattcaaaaattcgaaacatttttttttgttttaatagtttttattgtcaaaaaaatcaaaatacatattaattttttttctaaatttctaaaattgtaaaataaaaaatcagaaattttcaaattcaaaattttagcaatctgaaattcaaaataccaaaaattttaagaattaaaaaaaccaaaattaaaaagtcaaaatttaaaatctagaaaaaaatcaaattaaaaacattatagaaaaaaaatcaaaaaatatttctcaaatctaaaataatttaagtattCCTATGCTTTTTGAttaataaattcttaaattcttaaattcttaaattcttaaattcttaaattcttaaattcttaaattcttaaattcttaaattcttaaattcttaaattcttaaattcttaaattcttaaattcttaaattcttaaattcttaaattcttaaattcttaaattcttaaattcttaaattcttaaattcttaaattcttaaattcttaaattcttaaattcttaaattcttaaattcttaaattcttaatgtaACGTACGAAAACACCGTTTTACTATTTAGTTAAGACATTTATTCCGTGCCGCGAAAACGTGTGTTGACACAAGCGATCTCTCTCGTCGACTCGCCTTGGCTGCGTACTTCTGTCCGCTCGACTGACAGGCACGAGGGGCGACTCAATGCTCATCCTGACTCCTACGTCACACCCCCGCACTAAGCTAATAATACATTTTTAGATTGAATGAAAATATGTGTGGTCATTGATCAAATCCGAATCAAAGGCTGAAGTCTGAAACAGAAAAAGCCCTCGGTTACTTCCGGAGTAGTCTACCTAAATCATCACGAAATTTCCATTTCCCTCTGTCGAACCCTGCCAATTCAAGCCCTGTATCGCTATCTTCACTATCTGTCCCGTTCAGTCTAGCATCTACAAAGTGGTCGTCATCTTCGTCTGTTGGTACCAACGCCAAATCGCCACGCTGCTCCTCTGTGTCTGCCACCGCCGGAACCTCCGGTTGAAGCTCCACCTCCTCCGGAGTGGGACCTGTACCGGACACGTCGTAGACTGGGTCAACCCGTTCCTCGTTTGCAAACAGCTCCACGACCCGCTTGAACGGTGCCCGATACACCGTTACACCCGGCTGCTCCTTCGGCCTCGGGGGAACATCACTCATAGCCTTGTCACCTAGCTTGATACCACCTTCTCCTCCCTCCGGTGCGACCGTAGTGTCCGCTAGCATTTGGTTGAGGTGCCTCTTGATTTCCCGTCCACTGCTGAGCTTTACCACGTAATTCCGTTTTCCCACGATGGCAGTTACGACCGCCGGTGTCAGGCGGCCTTGTTGGGGTTAGTGTAGTCCCGCACCATAACTCGTTCGTTTAGGTTGAACCGCTGTTCCCGTGTTCCTTTGTAGTTGTCAACCTGTCTGGACTGCCGTGCGACAATAGCTTCTCTGGCCTTTTTCACCTCCTTACTTGAAACTCCCCGATCGTTGCTTCTCAACAAATCCAATGTTGAGCGCGGTTGTCTCCCAAGCATCAATTGGGCTGGTGAAGTTCCCGTTGAGCAATGGGTCGCAGATCTATACCCGAGCAAGAAATTAGCCACTATTTCCTTGACGTTGGTAGATCCACTCGCAAACGACTTCAATAAGGAGGCCTTGAACGTTTTCACCGAGTTTTCCGCTTGACCGTTTGTTGCAGGATGCCCCGGACTTGTTAAAACCAGCCGAACGCCGTTCGCCTCCAGAAAACTCCGGAACTTCGCAGAAGTAAATTGCGTGCCGTTGTCACTAACGATTTCATGCATCAGACCAAACCGAGCGATACACTCAGCCAGCTTTTCAAGGACAAACTCCGTGTCGCACTTTTGCGTTGGAAACACTTCCACCCACTTTGACAAGGCATCCACGACGATCAGGAAACTCCAACCTTTTACAGGGCCCGCAAAATCAAGATGGACCCTGCTCCAGACTGACTTTGGTGCCTCCCACGGAATCAACTTCGCTTTCTCTGGCGATGGCCTGTTCACCAGACATGCCTTGCAGCTCCTAACGTGTGTCTCCAAATCATTGTCGACTCCTGGCCACCACACAAAGCTTCGCATCACCGTCTTGCACTTTCCGATTCCCAGATGTGACCGGTGAGCTTGTTCCAACACTGCTTTCCTTAACGCTGTCGGCACCACGACTTGTACTCCTCGCATAATCAGTCCATTCTCCAGCGACAGCTCGTTGAACACTTTTCGGTACGGACTGGCCTTCGGGTCACTGGGTCGTCTCCCGTTCACAAACACTCCCGAATCCCCGCCAGCTCCGGATCGTTGCCAATTTCGACACGGACGACGTCATCGTTGATCACCTTGGCCTGACCAGTGTTAATGAAGTTCAAGTAGGTGTCATCCTCCTTCCACAAGGTCCACGACTCGAAAGGAGCTCGAGACGGGTAGTCTGCTATATTGCCCTCTGAGTTGACGTGCTCGATACGGTAGCTGAATCCGCCCAAAAAGTTCGCCCATCGCTGCATGCGGCTCGCTGCAATCGCCGGAATACCTTTGTGAGGGTTCAATATCGAAATCAGCGGCTTGTGGTCCGTCCGGATCGTAAAGGTGTTCCCGACCAGGTAGTGGAAAAACTTGTTCAGACCAAACATTATCGCCAACCCTTCTCGATCCAGAACGCTGTAGTTTCTTTCCGCCGCATGCAGCACTCGCGACGCAAAAGCTACCGGTCTCTCCGGTTCATTTTCCGCCTTTTGCACCAAGACCGCGGCGACGCCTTCCATGGACGCATCGCACACAAGCAGCAACTTTGCATTCGGGTCAAAATGAGCCAGCATGACGTCTTCGCAAATTGCGTCTTTGACCTTTACGAACGCTTCGCGACATTCGCTGGACCACACGAACTTTGTCCCCTTCTTCAGTAGGCGATACAGAGGACTCATCATGTCAGCGATGTTCTTGACGAAGCGGGGTAGTGGTTGACCAACCCAGCAAATGCCCTGACTTCTTGCACATTCTTCGGCTCCTTAGTCATCCGGATAGCCTTGACCCGCTCGTCGGTCTTGCACAGTCCGTTGGCGCTGATGACATGTCAAGATACGTAACCTCCTTCTTGAAAAACTGGCACTTCTTGAGGTTCAACTTCAGCCCCGCTTGCTCCAGCACGTCGAACACCTTCGCCAGGTTCTCCAGGTGCTCCCTGTCGGTTCTACCCGTAACTAGCACATCATCCAGGAAATTCTGCACACCCGGAATACCACACAGTAGCTGCTCGATGATCCTTTGCACGATTCCCGATGCTGGACGAATCCCAAACGGCAGCCTATTCATCTTGTACACGCCTTTGCCCGTGGATATTGCACATACTTCCCGAGATTCTTCGTCTAGCACGAACTGATTGTAGCACTTTGACAGGTCCAGCTTGCTGAACCTTTTGCCCCCGTTCAACTTGCTGAACACTTCATCCACGGTTGGTAGAGGGTGGATGACATCCTTTACGTGCATATTCACCGTGGTCTTGTAGTCCCCGCACAACCGGATACTCCCATCTGCCTTGATCACCGGGACCAACAGGGTTCCCCAACTCGACCGGTCGCACTTGGAAATCACGCCGTCTCTTTCCATGGTGTCTAATTCTTCAGCTACCTTGTCCACAAACTTGTAAGCCACCGTCCTTGGCTTCCGAAAAATCGGCCTCGCATCCTCCTCCAGCTCGAGCTTAATGGTGCCGTACTTGAACGTTCCCAAGCCTTCGCTGAAAAGTTCTGCATGGCTGCTGACCATAGACTGCACGACGCTTTCCGCATCCGCTTCAACCGAGTAGAGGGACGACACACCGAGATTGAAAGCACGAACAAAATTTCGGCCAAGCAATGGCGGGCCACCGTTCTCGATCACTGCGAAGGCCACTCTCTTGCGTGCGCCCGCGTAAACCAGGTCTGGCTCAATCACTCCTCTCACTACAAGTTTTCTCCGCCGTAACCACTCAATTTCAACGACGATTGGCGCAAAACACAGTCCCTCAGGTTCTCGTCGTAGTAGGCTAAAGACACCGCCGATATCGCTGCTCCGGTGTCTAACTGCATCACGTGGTTCTGTTTGCCTACTCTAACTCCTAGCGTCATTGGCCTATCGACCGCAAGCTTCTCCTCCACCCAGTGTATCGAGTTGAACTCCCACTTACTTATGAAGTTCTGCTCCAAGTTGATCGCGTCTGAGGCACCCTCAGCAACGCCGCTTCCGTTCCGCTGATCCCCGAGGAAGTAGTTTCGCTTCACCGGGCAAGCTGCTTGCAGATGTCCCTTCGCGTGGCACTTTCGGCACTGGTAGTTCTTGTACCGACAGCTGTCAGCCAAATGTCCCGGCTTGTTGCACACCAGGCAGCGTCCCGCGTCGGTGCCGGCCGTCTTCTGCTCTGGAACGGATCGCCCGCGCTGTGCCGGATGCTTGCCGCGCTGGAACTGGAACAGCGATGACTGCCGGGGTTCTTCCGGCTCGTACTTGACGGCAATCTCCAGCGCCTTCTCCAAGGTCAGCTTCTCGTCTTCTTCGCAGATCCGTTCGTACGCCTTTCCTTCCAAGCCGTCCACAAATTTGTCGACCAAACTGTGCTGCAAGTGGTCCCCATCTTACAGTTGGAGGCCAGATTTTGACTCGAGCCGCCCAGGCATTGACGCTCTCGGGGGTCGGTTCCTCTTGTGGCTCTCCAGAAAAGACGACGTTCTTTGTGGACGATCACCGGTGGTGTGAAGTGCTTCGCGAACAAATCACACAGGTCGTCATACTTTTTTGCTGACGGCACCTTCGGCATGCAAAGATCCCGAAGCAGCTTGTATGTTTTCGGCTCACGGTGGTTGATGAGCACTGCCTTCTTCTTCTCTTCTTCTTTGACGTCGCAGGCCACAAAGTACTGCTCCAACTGCTCCCGGAACGCCTGCCATTCGTCAACATCCCCGTCGAAACATCGAAACGACGGCCCTTGCGCCATCCTTTCGGTCCGATTCGCGCAAATTCGATCGAACTCGTCGCCAATGTAACGTACGAAAACACCGTTTTACTATTTAGTTAAGACATTTATTCCGTGCCGCGAAAACGTGTGTTGACACAAGCGATCTCTCTCGTCGACTCGCCTTGGCTGCGTACTTCTGTCCGCTCGACTGACAGGCACGAGGGGCGACTCAATGCTCATCCTGACTCCTACGTCacacttaaattcttaaattcttaaattcttaaattcttaaattcttaaattcttaaattcttaaattcttaaattcttaaattcttaaattcttaaattcttaaattcttaaattcttaaattcttaaattcttaaattcttaaattcttaaattcttaaattcttaaattcttaaattcttaaattcttaaattcttaaattcttaaattcttaaattaaattcttaaattcttaaaattcttaattcttaaattcttaattcttaaattcttaaattcttaaattcttaaattcttaaattcttaaattcttaaattcttaaattcttaaattcttaaattcttaaattcttaaattcttaaattcttaaattcttaaattcttaaattcttaaattcttaaattcttaaattcttaaattcttaaattcttaaattcttaaattcttaaattcttaaattcttaaattcttaaattcttaaattcttaaattcttaaaattcttaaattcttaaattcttaaattcttaaattcttaaattcttaaattcttaaattcttaaattcttaaattcttaaattcttaaattcttaaattcttaaattcttaaattcttaagtgcttaaattcttaaattcttaaattcttaaattcttaaattcttaaattcttaaattcttaaattcttaattcttaaattctaaattcttaaattcttaaattcttaaattcttaaattcttaaattcttaaattcttaaattcttaaattcttaaattcttaaattcttaaattcttaaattcttaaattcttaaattcttaaattcttaaattcttaaattcttaaattcttaaattcttaaattcttaaattcttaaattcttaaattcttaaattcttaaattcttaaattcttaaatttaaatt
Protein-coding sequences here:
- the LOC119766168 gene encoding uncharacterized protein K02A2.6-like, encoding MSGEQAIARESEVDSVGGTKCDTEFVLEKLAECIARFGLMHEIVSDNGTQFTSAKFRSFLEANGVRLVLTSPGHPATNGQAENSVKTFKASLLKSFASGSTNVKEIVANFLLGYRSATHCSTGTSPAQLMLGRQPRSTLDLLRSNDRGVSSKEVKKAREAIVARQSRQVDNYKGTREQRFNLNERVMVRDYTNPNKAA
- the LOC119766169 gene encoding uncharacterized protein K02A2.6-like; translation: MVSSHAELFSEGLGTFKYGTIKLELEEDARPIFRKPRTVAYKFVDKVAEELDTMERDGVISKCDRSSWGTLLVPVIKADGSIRLCGDYKTTVNMHVKDVIHPLPTVDEVFSKLNGGKRFSKLDLSKCYNQFVLDEESREVCAISTGKGVYKMNRLPFGIRPASGIVQRIIEQLLCGIPGVQNFLDDVLVTGRTDREHLENLAKVFDVLEQAGLKLNLKKCQFFKKEVTYLDMSSAPTDCARPTSGSRLSG